The Scomber scombrus chromosome 22, fScoSco1.1, whole genome shotgun sequence genome has a window encoding:
- the washc3 gene encoding WASH complex subunit 3: MDEDGLPIVGSGVDLTKVPAIQQRRIVAYLNQFVVHTVRFLNRFSTVCEEKLANISLRIQQIETTLCILEAKLSSIPGLDDVTVDGVGQQQTAQTSGPAAASQGQTDGAPAGSLPVPEPTQSAPEAAVTQKAEAAAVNVMTVAKDPRYARYLKMVQVGVPAQAIRNKMAMEGLDPNLLDKPDAPVPDGEINSAEDQDADANSSDSESSFSD, from the exons ATGGACGAGGACGGGCTGCCCATTGTGGGGTCTGGAGTTGATCTTACCAAG GTTCCTGCTATTCAGCAGAGAAGAATTGTTGCTTATCTCAATCAGTTTGTTGTTCACACGGTTCGGTTCCTCAACCGATTTTCTACAGTTTGTGAAGAG AAACTTGCAAACATATCTCTTCGCATACAGCAGATTGAAACCACGCTGTGCATTTTGGAGGCAAAG CTCTCCTCCATTCCTGGACTGGATGATGTCACGGTTGATGGAGTCGGTCAGCAGCAAACTGCTCAGACGTCTGGGCCCGCCGCTGCCAGTCAGGGCCAGACAGATGGTGCACCAGCGGGGAGCCTGCCAGTCCCAGAG CCCACTCAGAGCGCACCAGAAGCTGCAGTGACACAGAAAGCAGAAGCAGCTGCAGTGAATGTCATGACGGTGGCCAAGGATCCACGTTATGCCCGATACTTGAAAATGGTTCAAGTG GGGGTTCCAGCTCAGGCTATAAGGAATAAAATGGCCATGGAAGGCTTAGATCCCAACCTGCTTGA CAAACCAGATGCCCCCGTGCCTGATGGAGAAATAAATAGTGCAGAGGACCAAGATGCTGATGCCAATAGCTCTGACAGTGAATCTTCTTTCAGTGATTGA
- the LOC134004323 gene encoding uncharacterized protein LOC134004323 yields MEVLGPTEKMNDSSLPLSSLRLLVPPLQLLSAAMWQLAKQKDVMNYSKLQEFVFMVTEAVPGLMNHRQRAQLILGLRARLILELCKGSHRGSVDSQVIQTHLERLPITSANTDYRDAEVKTIESTFIALVQSLLKDPVERAYFFQEVFPVEYGQQYDAALHMLLWELLSKLEKLLPVPDLKQTAAWLGSAPSVLEECAQATPEELNLILKHYKSSGLLKMPYGPSSTIGSCIMSALSIPPSQKTNISFGRESIHNYANVLNPVTIVRADQYSVVAVYTEVEVGVSEVGEEVTDSAEMNVHTDCYEEEIVTVSADVSGGEESTSLRAEETSETVDVAKALETLTKTFALRKESLGPDVLTEKINDSNNESTRRISNLNAQRATRTPAQN; encoded by the exons ATGGAGGTTCTTGGACCAACAGAGAAAATGAACG actCAAGCTTGCCTCTGTCATCTCTTCGCCTCCTGGTTCCTCCATTGCAGCTGCTGTCTGCCGCCATGTGGCAGCTGGCGAAACAGAAAGATGTGATGAACTACAGTAAGCTTCAGGAGTTTGTGTTCATGGTGACAGAGGCAGTGCCAGGACTGATGAACCACAGACAGAGAGCCCAACTCATTCTGGGCCTGAGAGCGAGA ctgATTCTGGAGCTGTGCAAAGGCTCCCATCGAGGTTCGGTTGATTCTCAAGTTATCCAGACTCATTTAGAGAGACTTCCCATAACCTCTGCAAACACAGAT TACAGGGATGCAGAGGTGAAAACAATAGAGTCCACTTTCATCGCTCTTGTTCAGAGCCTGCTGAAAGATCCAGTCGAGAGAGCGTACTTCTTCCAG GAGGTATTTCCTGTTGAATATGGCCAACAATACGATGCTGCCCTGCATATGTTATTGTGGGAGTTGCTGTCAAAACTGGAAAAGCTGCTTCCAGTCCCTGACCTTAAACAG ACTGCTGCCTGGCTGGGCTCTGCTCCCTCTGTCTTGGAGGAATGTGCTCAGGCCACACCTGAAGAGCTGAACTTAATCCTCAAGCACTACAAGAGTTCAGGACTATTGAAAATGCCAT ATGGCCCCTCGTCCACCATTGGTAGCTGCATCATGTCTGCTTTATCCATTCCTCCCtcgcaaaaaacaaacatctcatTCGGACGTGAATCCATCCACAACTACGCTAACGTGCTAAACCCCGTCACCATAGTCAGAGCGGACCAGTACAGCGTCGTGGCCGTCTACACCGAAGTGGAAGTCGGAGTGTCGGAGGTGGGTGAAGAAGTAACCGACTCGGCTGAAATGAACGTTCATACGGATTGCTATGAAGAAGAGATCGTGACTGTAAGCGCGGATGTCTCCGGCGGTGAGGAGTCTACGAGCTTGAGGGCGGAAGAGACGAGTGAAACCGTGGATGTCGCCAAAGCTCTGGAGACTCTGACGAAAACGTTTGCGTTAAGGAAGGAGAGCCTCGGTCCAGATGTGCTGACAGAAAAGATTAACGACTCAAATAACGAGTCAACT AGGAGGATTTCCAACCTGAATGCACAGAGAGCAACACGAACTCCGGCACAGAATTAA
- the dram1 gene encoding DNA damage-regulated autophagy modulator protein 1, producing MFWFQQGLCFLPAFLVVWSSSTFIVSYLIALFRKDVDVIFPYISDTAANPPESCIFGLMTIVSAFAGTATIYARYKYVEKLTGETRVIRPCLNKFVLVLGLLSCLGMCIVATFQETILQAVHDTGALLFFITGVLYIIFQSYISYRAYPYGSSLTVCRSRLSIAVLAAVAIFPTVICAFFVTQSTLHRDKYDEDYPYHVASAVCEWIVAFSFVCFFLTYIHDFKTFTLRVKTDYEE from the exons ATGTTTTGGTTCCAGCAAGGATTGTGCTTTTTACCAGCGTTTCTGGTCGTCTGGTCATCCAGCACTTTTATTGTTTCCTACCTTATTGCGCTTTTCAGAAAAGATGTCGATGTGATCTTCCCCTACATAAG tgATACAGCTGCAAACCCCCCAGAGAGCTGCATTTTTGGCTTGATGACTATCGTTTCTGCATTTGCAG GAACAGCCACCATCTATGCCAGGTACAAGTATGTTGAGAAGCTGACTGGGGAAACAAGAGTTATTCGTCCATGTCTGAATAAATTTGTTCTTGTGTTGGGGTTGTTGTCCTGTTTGGGCATGTGCATCGTGGCTACTTTCCAG GAAACAATACTGCAAGCTGTTCATGATACCGGAGCGCTGCTGTTCTTCATCACTGGTGTCTTATACATCATCTTCCAGTCTTATATATCTTATCGTGCCTATCCATATGGGTCCTCCCTGACTGTGTGTCGATCTCGTTTGAGTATCGCCGTCCTCGCGGCTGTGGCAATTTTTCCCA CTGTGATCTGTGCGTTTTTTGTGACACAAAGCACGCTGCACAGAGACAAATACGATGAG GACTATCCCTACCATGTAGCCAGCGCCGTGTGTGAGTGGATCGTTGCCTTCAGCTTTGTCTGCTTCTTCCTCACTTACATCCACGATTTCAAA ACGTTTACCTTACGAGTGAAAACGGATTATGAAGAGTAG